Within the Thermostichus lividus PCC 6715 genome, the region CCGACCCTTTAGCCATGCCACCAATACGGATGGGTTGCCCCTCCCACTGGGCTTCTAGGGCGATCGACTTTGGCACGAGATCTGTGGTCATAATGGCTCGGGCAGCCGCATCGCCGCCGGTCTCACTCAGGGAGTTGGTGAGCGTAGGCAAGGCTTGGCGCAGTTTCTCAAGGGGAATTGGCTGACCAATTACCCCTGTGGAGGCGACAAGCACCATCTCCGGACTAATCTTCAGGGCAGATGCTACCATCTCCGCTTGTTCGAGTACAGCAGCCCATCCTTGAGACCCCGTAGCTGCATTGGCATGCCCAGCATTGCACAAAATCGCTTGAGCGGTTGCCTTAGTTTGGAGGCGTTGGCGACAGTAGGTCACCGGCGCAGCGCAGACGTGATTAGTTGTAAACACCCCTGCGGCGATCGCTGGCAAATCAGAGACAATGAGGCTTAGATCCGGTGCACCGGACGCTTTTAAGCCAGCCCGGATACCATTTGCCCGGTATCCCCTAGGAGCAGTGACTCCTCCAATAATGCGTTGCCAGCGGGTCATAGTCTTGGTCAATTCAGTAGATAACCGCTGCGATTATATCAGGCTGATTTTGCCTCGCAACCAAGTGTTAACAGAACTTGTAAAATGCCGCCCTTGCATCCCATGGCAAAAACCTCAACATTGGCAACCATTGGCGCAGTTACCGCCTCGGAAATTGTTGTGGCACGATGTTGGTTAGCCTAAACGCTAAAACATTATGGCGAGAAAACCCTTTCACATGTGGGAATATAAGAGGAGGCTCTATCGTCCGAGTTATGCTTAATCAATAGCTAAATGCCAGCAAATTAAGCAACGTAACTGAAAATTGTCAAAGTTCCTGAGCCCATAACCTGACCGCTTGATCAGCTTCAATTTATTGTTAATACCTTCAACAACACCACTATTTGTGTGATTATCAAAATAAGCGGTGACTTCACCAAACCATCGACAAATTGTTCTTACGCTCTCTTGAAAAGAATCCTGAGCTTGAGCTAACCAATCGAGCAATTGAAAGGTTCCATCTTTCCAATCTTTTGCTGGCTCAAAGATGGCTCTAAACGATTCCTTCTCCTGATGCATTCGAGCCAGACTTGGCACTACTTCTCGAATTTCTTCCAGTTTTGCTTTTTGCTTCTGAGTTAGATTTTCCTCCGGCTTCAGTAACGCATATTTACTTTGTTTGAGCGCGGCTGCAATCTGGGCTTTCTGGACTTCATTTACCGTCTGCTCATTCGCTTTACAAATACTTTGTCGAGCCTTATCCAATTCCTGATTCACAATTTTTATAACATGAAATCGGTCGGCAACCACCGTAGCATTCGGTAGGAGTTCATGAACCAAACTTTTATAGTTTCCAGACAGGTCAATGCTCACCTCAATAATTTGATTGAGTACTGCTGCTCCCCATGCCTCAAGCACTTGCCTCACATCTTCCTGCTTGCGAGAAGGGGCAAAGGCAAGGGGAATTCGCCGCTCTAAATCGACCAAAACAACTATGTAATCTCTTTGTCCTTTACCTAAGGAAATCTCATCTATACCTAATCGTTTTACTGAACTCACATCGACGTGGAGTTTTTTTTACTGACATACTGTACCATTGACCATACTTCTTCATCAGTGAGACCATTTGAAATTGCAACATTATGAATGTTGCTGTGCAAAACCTGTTGCACGATTGACTGAGCAAATCGATCCGTTTGCTTGCGACGATTGCCGATGAAATCGAGCGTTTCACTGAATGGCTTACCACAAGTTCGACACTTAAACTGGCGACGATTGATCTTAAGAAATACGGTTCGTCCACTGATGCTTAAATCTCGCACTAGATACCAATGATTCTGGTGTAAATGACAACTTTTTTGTTGGCAACGTGGGCAAATCGCCTCGGTTGTCTTTGCTTCCACTATAAGAATCAATTCTCCCGCAACATCGGTATAATCTTCAACCTCAATTCCAGGTAGGTTGAGTAGATCAGTTAGAAGTAGCTGCATATCTCAGATTTCGTATAGCATGTTACATTAGCATACCAAGTCCGATAGACCCCACAAAGCTCAATATCGATTTGAGTGGAGTGTGTAGAGGGGCTGTGGCAGCCCCTTCTAAGGTCAAGTTAGAGCAGATTGGCTTTGCTCTAGCCTAACTCAGAGAAGCCTCGCCGTTCCACGGCGGGGAGTGTCACATGCTTTGGACATACCGTTTGAATGTTGCCGCCAATGCTGATGGCCAACTGGGTTAGTAACCTTCTCATTGGGTTGATCCGCGCTTATCAGCGGTGGATTTCGCCGCTGTTTTTACCGACCTGTCGCTATACACCTACCTGCTCTAGCTATGCTGTTGAGGCGATCGCCCGTTTTGGGCCGTGGCAAGGCACCTATTTAGCGGTAAGACGCATTTTGCGCTGCCATCCCTTTGCCGCCGGTGGGTATGATCCAGTCCCTGAGGCATCGTCCCCAGAGCAGTCGCGAGGCGATCGCCCCACACCCTGCGATCAGCACTCAGAACCGCACTGACCCTGAACTGCGGATTGCGGATCCGGATTTTCTCTTGCTGAGGGATGTTGCGCTGAGGTTTATGATGAAGGAGTCTGTTTTCGCTCTAATTGCGTGAAAGAGCTTTTTACGACCCTACAGCAGCGGCTCAGTGAGATTGTTATTGGTCAAGCGGCGATCGCCAACGGCCTTTTAGTGGCACTTCTAGCTGAGGGACATGTTATTCTTGAAGGCGTTCCCGGCACTGCCAAAACGCTTTTAGTAAAGTTACTCGCGCGGTTAATTCAAGCCGAATTTCGCCGCATTCAACTCACGCCCGATGTCTTGCCCGCCGATATTTTGGGCACCAGTATTTTTGACTTTAATAGCCGCACCTTCCGCCTGCGTAAAGGCCCGATTTTTACCCAAGTGCTGCTGGCAGACGAAATTAAT harbors:
- the yidD gene encoding membrane protein insertion efficiency factor YidD yields the protein MANWVSNLLIGLIRAYQRWISPLFLPTCRYTPTCSSYAVEAIARFGPWQGTYLAVRRILRCHPFAAGGYDPVPEASSPEQSRGDRPTPCDQHSEPH